The following are encoded together in the Oceanobacillus zhaokaii genome:
- a CDS encoding HD family phosphohydrolase, with the protein MKKKVRKNNKLEEFIRKRKHVTSISLSVTLLAVFFFFITLNNVHTDTYDIKRFSTANETIRSPITIENEQETERKTRETVQSVPDRFNISSEITEERVNYVKEIFDAIATLESEEMSETEDEEANGDRIVPLSNQDKVNRLKQILSEQITESLDNQTLMQIIMTPKDEREIGRELLVENLETVLNNGVRTENIQSAISEINQSIKYASLNEELKQPLIELSEFAVVENSFFDVEQTQEARKEAASNVDPVMIRAGEVIVQEGQTITNEIYEELNLVGLLDGQRNFFPAIGLGLLIILISSTIAYELSILRKQNKLEKGKLISIISISILIISLLKIVSLFLTSGNQMFYIVPIATGAFLLKLLINERVAIIFSALFSIISGIIFNGEIPGSLNIDAVIYFFFSQLAAITFLTNVKDRTSILKAGIGVMVVNIITILLFVFLSFEKYDLIDLLIQSGFGIVSAFLSVVLTIGLLPFFETVLGVLSDMKLLQLSNPNQPLLKKLLTETPGTYHHSVMVANLSETACEAVGANGLLARVGAYYHDIGKTVRPQYFIENQMTKRNPHDFIDPKESAKIIISHPYDGANQLKKYKLPKEIIDIAEQHHGTSLLKFFYYKEKEKNENIDETSFRYPGPKPQTKEAAIICICDSVEAAVRSLNEPTEEKIEEIVAAIINDRMMDGQLDESPLTLKQLKIINRTICGTLKGIFHSRIQYPSKEAK; encoded by the coding sequence ATGAAAAAAAAGGTACGAAAAAATAATAAATTAGAGGAATTTATTAGAAAAAGAAAGCACGTTACTTCTATTAGTTTATCAGTCACTTTACTAGCCGTTTTTTTCTTTTTCATAACATTAAATAATGTACATACAGATACATATGACATAAAACGCTTTAGTACAGCAAATGAAACAATCCGTTCACCAATAACAATTGAAAATGAACAAGAAACAGAACGGAAAACAAGAGAGACGGTACAGTCAGTACCGGATCGCTTTAATATATCATCAGAAATAACCGAAGAGAGAGTCAATTATGTTAAGGAAATTTTCGATGCAATCGCTACATTAGAATCCGAAGAAATGTCTGAAACAGAAGATGAGGAAGCGAACGGTGATAGGATTGTCCCATTGTCAAATCAGGATAAGGTTAATCGCTTAAAACAAATATTATCTGAACAAATAACCGAATCATTAGATAATCAGACGCTGATGCAAATTATCATGACACCGAAAGATGAACGGGAAATTGGTCGAGAGTTGCTTGTCGAAAACTTAGAGACGGTGTTAAATAATGGTGTTCGTACAGAGAATATTCAATCGGCAATCTCGGAAATAAACCAAAGTATCAAATATGCATCACTCAATGAGGAGCTCAAGCAGCCTTTAATAGAGCTTAGTGAATTTGCTGTCGTTGAAAATTCCTTTTTCGATGTGGAACAAACACAAGAAGCTAGAAAAGAAGCTGCAAGTAATGTGGATCCAGTTATGATTAGAGCTGGTGAAGTGATTGTTCAAGAAGGACAAACGATTACAAATGAAATTTATGAAGAATTAAATTTAGTCGGTTTACTAGATGGCCAACGAAATTTTTTTCCGGCAATAGGGCTTGGGCTATTAATTATTCTAATCAGCAGTACGATTGCTTATGAGCTATCGATACTTAGGAAGCAAAATAAATTAGAAAAAGGTAAGCTTATTTCCATTATAAGCATTAGCATCTTAATCATTTCATTATTAAAGATAGTAAGTTTATTTCTAACTTCGGGAAATCAAATGTTTTATATTGTGCCTATTGCCACTGGAGCATTTTTATTAAAATTATTAATTAATGAACGGGTTGCCATTATCTTTTCAGCACTTTTTTCTATTATTAGTGGTATTATTTTTAATGGAGAGATACCTGGATCACTCAATATTGATGCGGTAATCTATTTCTTTTTCTCCCAGTTAGCTGCAATCACATTCTTAACAAATGTTAAAGACCGTACATCGATATTAAAAGCGGGAATTGGTGTCATGGTTGTAAACATAATTACTATATTATTATTTGTATTTCTATCCTTTGAAAAATATGATTTAATTGATTTATTAATTCAATCTGGTTTTGGAATTGTTTCTGCTTTTTTATCGGTTGTCTTGACTATCGGGTTGCTGCCATTTTTCGAAACAGTACTTGGTGTATTATCCGATATGAAATTATTACAGTTATCAAATCCTAATCAGCCATTGCTTAAAAAGCTATTAACTGAGACACCAGGAACCTATCATCATTCCGTGATGGTGGCGAACCTTAGTGAAACAGCATGTGAAGCAGTTGGAGCCAACGGATTATTAGCAAGGGTTGGTGCATATTACCATGATATTGGTAAAACAGTCCGGCCACAGTATTTTATTGAAAATCAAATGACCAAACGAAATCCACATGATTTTATTGATCCGAAAGAAAGTGCTAAAATAATTATTAGCCATCCATATGATGGGGCGAATCAGTTAAAGAAATACAAGCTGCCCAAGGAAATCATTGATATTGCTGAACAGCATCATGGAACATCTTTATTAAAATTCTTTTATTATAAAGAAAAGGAAAAAAACGAGAATATTGATGAGACTTCCTTCCGTTACCCAGGGCCAAAGCCGCAAACGAAAGAAGCAGCAATTATTTGCATTTGTGATTCTGTTGAGGCGGCTGTCCGCTCCTTGAACGAACCTACTGAGGAAAAAATAGAAGAAATAGTTGCAGCAATTATTAATGATCGTATGATGGATGGACAATTGGATGAGAGTCCATTAACATTAAAACAACTAAAAATTATTAATCGAACAATTTGCGGAACATTGAAAGGGATATTTCATTCGCGTATTCAGTATCCATCGAAGGAGGCAAAATAA
- a CDS encoding PhoH family protein, whose translation MTENLTEIDLHLTDPNEVLALFGTNDKYLKLIEAQLKVSIVSRGEQVRVSGEKQAISYVQEIFNALLTVIKRGLTISERDVVYAIDLALKGKINQFETLFEDEITRNVKGKPIRVKTLGQKGYINSIKSSDLVFGIGPAGTGKTYLAVVMAVKALKDGKIKKIILTRPAVEAGESLGFLPGDLKEKVDPYLRPLYDALHDVLGAEHTLRLIERETIEIAPLAYMRGRTLDDAFVILDEAQNTTPAQMKMFLTRLGFGSKMVITGDITQIDLPKGVTSGLQVAEQLLKRVDGIKFVHLDQTDVVRHPLVQRIIAAYENSN comes from the coding sequence ATGACAGAAAACTTAACCGAGATTGACCTACATTTAACTGATCCAAATGAAGTATTAGCTTTATTTGGAACAAATGATAAATATTTAAAATTAATAGAAGCACAGTTGAAGGTATCCATCGTTTCAAGAGGAGAACAAGTGCGTGTATCTGGAGAGAAGCAAGCAATCTCATATGTCCAAGAGATTTTTAATGCATTATTAACGGTAATCAAACGCGGCCTTACTATTTCGGAAAGGGATGTTGTATACGCAATTGATTTAGCCCTAAAGGGTAAAATTAATCAATTCGAAACTCTTTTCGAGGATGAAATTACGAGAAATGTTAAAGGAAAACCGATACGTGTAAAAACCCTTGGGCAGAAGGGTTATATTAACTCAATTAAATCGAGTGATCTCGTATTCGGAATAGGTCCTGCCGGAACTGGAAAGACTTATTTGGCTGTCGTAATGGCTGTCAAAGCACTAAAAGACGGGAAAATAAAAAAAATTATTTTAACCAGACCTGCTGTAGAAGCCGGTGAAAGCTTAGGCTTCTTACCTGGTGATTTAAAAGAAAAAGTTGATCCATATTTAAGACCATTGTATGATGCCTTGCACGACGTACTTGGTGCCGAGCATACTTTACGTTTAATTGAAAGAGAGACAATAGAAATTGCACCACTTGCATATATGCGCGGGAGAACACTGGATGATGCTTTTGTTATTCTTGATGAAGCACAAAATACGACTCCAGCACAAATGAAGATGTTCCTAACCCGTTTAGGTTTTGGTTCGAAAATGGTCATAACAGGCGATATAACACAAATTGATTTGCCTAAAGGAGTCACATCTGGCTTACAGGTAGCTGAACAATTACTGAAGCGAGTTGATGGTATTAAATTTGTTCATCTGGATCAAACAGACGTTGTAAGACATCCATTAGTACAACGAATAATTGCTGCATATGAAAACAGTAATTAG
- the yqfD gene encoding sporulation protein YqfD, with the protein MKPIQGSFITGYVSILIKGEQPELFFQICSKHGITIWDMKKHAPDLCEGKIKLTDIKLVKKIRRGTGYKVSFIQKKGYPFLFKRFMRKRPLIIGLLLGFFLVIFLSNIIWDVKITGVPKDIEEKISKQLNQYGVHPGAWIFSLESPNLIQQQLVKDVPELLWVGVDQKGTTFYLEGVEKIIVKEVPAGEPRNLVAKKNGVIKDLYVSKGIPRVKVNDYVEKGDLLVSGVIGNETDEEGTMELIAADGLITANTWYEVSVTIPLNYYDEQVTGNNEKKYFLKVGDFQLPVWGFGTPDYSDIHRESTETPVRIFKWESPIKVVENVLSEKKSNRRERTREEAVKIGIEQAKADLQLELGPEAEIMTEKILHETMDHGKVKLNLYITVEENIGDAQLLNQGD; encoded by the coding sequence ATGAAACCAATTCAAGGATCATTTATAACAGGATATGTATCGATATTAATTAAAGGTGAGCAACCTGAATTATTTTTTCAAATATGTTCAAAACATGGTATAACAATTTGGGATATGAAAAAGCATGCACCAGATTTATGTGAAGGAAAAATTAAATTAACAGATATTAAACTCGTTAAGAAAATACGGAGAGGAACAGGTTATAAAGTATCGTTTATTCAAAAAAAGGGTTATCCCTTCTTATTTAAACGATTTATGAGGAAACGTCCACTCATTATTGGATTATTATTGGGTTTTTTTCTTGTTATTTTTTTATCCAATATTATTTGGGATGTAAAAATTACTGGTGTTCCAAAGGATATTGAGGAGAAGATTAGCAAACAATTAAATCAGTATGGTGTACATCCTGGTGCCTGGATTTTCTCCTTAGAGTCGCCGAATTTAATCCAGCAACAATTGGTGAAGGATGTACCGGAACTCTTATGGGTTGGAGTTGATCAAAAAGGGACAACCTTTTACCTTGAAGGCGTTGAAAAGATTATCGTCAAAGAAGTTCCAGCAGGTGAACCGCGAAATTTGGTTGCTAAGAAGAATGGCGTCATTAAAGATTTATACGTTTCAAAGGGTATCCCTCGTGTAAAAGTGAATGATTATGTAGAAAAGGGTGACTTGCTAGTTTCTGGTGTAATTGGCAATGAAACAGACGAGGAAGGTACAATGGAATTAATCGCTGCAGATGGTCTGATAACTGCAAATACCTGGTATGAGGTTTCTGTGACGATCCCACTTAATTACTATGATGAGCAAGTAACAGGAAATAATGAAAAGAAATATTTTCTAAAAGTTGGGGATTTCCAATTGCCAGTATGGGGGTTTGGAACACCAGATTATTCGGATATCCATCGGGAATCGACAGAAACGCCAGTGCGAATATTTAAATGGGAATCACCAATTAAAGTTGTGGAAAATGTATTAAGTGAAAAAAAGTCTAATAGGCGTGAGAGAACAAGGGAAGAAGCGGTTAAAATAGGAATTGAACAAGCAAAAGCAGATTTACAATTAGAGTTGGGTCCAGAAGCAGAAATTATGACAGAGAAAATTTTGCATGAAACGATGGACCATGGTAAAGTTAAATTAAACTTATATATAACAGTTGAGGAAAATATTGGTGATGCACAACTTCTAAACCAAGGAGATTGA
- the yqfC gene encoding sporulation protein YqfC, with amino-acid sequence MSKWQQRVRMLMVNYLALPSDVILELPRITIIGQIHVYIENHLGLATYSDTELKLKMKQGFVQITGTSFVIKMMLPEEILLEGSITDVKFLPDNKE; translated from the coding sequence ATGAGTAAATGGCAACAACGTGTTCGAATGTTAATGGTAAATTATCTTGCACTTCCTTCTGATGTCATATTAGAATTACCTCGGATTACAATTATTGGACAAATCCATGTATATATAGAAAACCATCTAGGTTTGGCAACTTATTCCGATACAGAGCTAAAGTTAAAAATGAAACAAGGATTCGTTCAGATTACTGGTACTTCATTTGTTATCAAAATGATGCTGCCTGAAGAAATACTATTAGAAGGAAGTATCACAGATGTTAAGTTTTTACCAGATAATAAGGAATAA
- a CDS encoding OadG family protein has protein sequence MGGFLDLIFDNFFIVVIIISAIMGLFGKKSDETEKKKPQSNRPKPAPNPVSRRQQNERERANRTPGSNQSRSNVPHPSKPMVSTMSIEEQQKAQIERLKGNFKALDNKANNDFSHHAFVANPLEKSVNELSKEQANYKKQLRTNLTRKGLVNGIIMSEVLGSPRARNPYQSIVEQRKKS, from the coding sequence ATGGGTGGATTTCTTGATTTAATATTCGATAATTTTTTTATTGTAGTTATTATTATTTCCGCTATAATGGGACTTTTCGGCAAGAAATCTGATGAAACAGAAAAGAAGAAACCGCAATCGAATCGCCCAAAACCTGCTCCTAATCCTGTATCTAGAAGGCAGCAAAATGAGAGGGAAAGAGCTAATCGTACACCTGGTTCAAACCAATCGAGAAGCAATGTTCCTCATCCTTCAAAGCCAATGGTCTCAACCATGTCTATTGAAGAACAACAAAAAGCTCAAATTGAACGTCTCAAAGGAAATTTTAAAGCATTAGATAACAAAGCAAATAATGATTTCTCTCATCATGCTTTCGTTGCAAATCCACTTGAGAAGTCAGTAAATGAATTATCAAAAGAACAAGCAAACTATAAGAAACAGCTTCGCACTAACTTAACGCGTAAGGGATTAGTAAATGGCATCATCATGTCAGAAGTATTAGGCTCACCAAGAGCAAGAAATCCTTATCAAAGCATAGTAGAGCAAAGGAAAAAATCATAA
- the floA gene encoding flotillin-like protein FloA (flotillin-like protein involved in membrane lipid rafts), with product MSLVDLMPLIIIAVIIIALAILFTFVPVALWISALAAGVKVSIFTLIGMRLRRVVPSRVINPLIKAHKAGLNVTTNQLESHYLAGGNVDRVVNALIAAHRANIALPFERGAAIDLAGRDVLEAVQMSVNPKVIETPFIAGIAMDGIEVKALARITVRANLDRLVGGAGEETVIARVGEGVVSTIGSSETHKKVLENPDSISHTVLAKGLDAGTAFEILSIDIADVDVGKNIGAILQTDQAEADKNIAQAKAEERRAMAVAQEQEMLARVQEMRAKVVEAEADVPLALGEALRSGKMGVMDYLNYENINADTDMRDTIGKLTKENNDENGKK from the coding sequence ATGAGTTTAGTTGACCTTATGCCGTTAATTATTATTGCGGTTATTATTATTGCTCTAGCAATATTATTTACATTTGTACCAGTAGCACTGTGGATTAGCGCTTTAGCAGCAGGGGTTAAGGTAAGTATTTTTACTCTTATTGGAATGCGATTACGTCGTGTTGTTCCTAGCAGGGTAATCAATCCATTAATTAAAGCACATAAAGCTGGATTGAATGTGACAACAAATCAATTAGAAAGTCACTATTTAGCTGGTGGTAATGTGGATAGGGTTGTAAATGCATTAATCGCTGCACATCGAGCAAATATTGCATTGCCATTCGAACGTGGAGCTGCTATTGATTTAGCAGGCCGTGACGTATTGGAAGCAGTTCAAATGAGTGTTAATCCAAAGGTTATCGAAACGCCGTTTATTGCTGGGATTGCAATGGATGGAATCGAAGTTAAAGCATTAGCAAGAATTACGGTACGTGCTAATCTTGATCGACTTGTAGGTGGTGCTGGTGAAGAAACAGTAATCGCCCGTGTTGGTGAAGGTGTTGTAAGTACAATTGGTAGCTCGGAAACACATAAAAAAGTACTAGAAAACCCTGATTCAATCTCACATACAGTATTAGCTAAGGGGTTAGATGCAGGAACGGCATTTGAAATCTTATCGATAGATATTGCAGATGTTGATGTAGGTAAAAATATCGGAGCTATTTTACAAACAGACCAAGCAGAGGCTGATAAAAATATCGCTCAAGCGAAAGCAGAAGAACGTCGTGCAATGGCTGTTGCCCAAGAGCAAGAAATGCTTGCCCGTGTACAAGAAATGCGCGCGAAAGTTGTGGAAGCAGAGGCTGATGTACCACTCGCATTAGGAGAAGCATTGAGATCAGGTAAAATGGGTGTTATGGATTACCTAAATTACGAAAATATTAACGCTGATACAGATATGCGTGATACGATTGGGAAATTAACCAAAGAAAACAATGATGAAAATGGGAAAAAATAA